In Nilaparvata lugens isolate BPH chromosome 13, ASM1435652v1, whole genome shotgun sequence, the sequence GGCGCTCACCGCCAAATACTTGGTCGAAAGTCATACCGGTGTATTGTACCCTTCAGTCAGTTTCTAACTCTCAAATGAAATGTTCTCAAATATTAAAACTCATGTACTCTTTCAATGAACTGGTGTATTGTACCCTTAAATCCGTTTCTAACTTCTCAAATGAAATTCGAGACTTCATCGAAACTTGAGAGCTGTTCTCTTTCATTGAATTCAATCTTATTAAACTTGAATCTTCTCAAATTAAATGGTCTGAGAACATTAATCTTGATcttaatgaataaatagtttatgaacCGCTAAATACTTGAAAGAAAGCCATACCCGTTGTATTGTACCCGCAAGTCAGTTTCTAATTCTCAAATGAACCCTTGAATTACATCAAAACCTGTGAGCTGTACtcttttattaaattcaaactTGTTGCAATTGAATAACTGTTAATTTTCCAATTGCAATTCAACATCACATTTGAACTAAATTCAACTTTGATATCTGCTTGGCAAAACTTTGACACTTCTCAAATGAAATGTTCTCGAGTACATTAAAAcatgtgaatttattaattattgtttttcaacatTACATTTTAACATATAAATTGATTACCATTTTGATATAGGCTTAGCAAAACCTAAATAcactacaataaataaataaaaataatatttttttaccaTTTTGATATAGGCTTAGCAAAACCTAAATAcactacaataaataaaaaaaaataatatttttttcataaaggACGGCAGAATGAATTTAGCTAGCAAGCTGAGCCCACCTTGTGTGGGACACTCTATTCCTGAGTTGAGAGTCCAGCCATGTAGCACTTCAGTGATCTCAACTaaataaatagtttatgaaacaatgaatgataataatccgATAGAAGCACATACAAGAATAGTCAAGGCTCATCTTTTTGACAACCAACACAAAACTATACTATAAATATTAACCTCAACCGATCACATAATCCTTATGGAAACATAAATCCTTGAAAACCTATTTATTGAAACACAAATCCTATGTTTCAGTTTATTTTTGAGACATAAATCCTTGAAAACCTTATCCATTTGTTTCATGGAGTATGAGACACAATCACTAAACACATTGAGATGTAAATTATTCCTTGAAATCCCAATTAGTGAAACTCAAATCCTTGAAAACCTATTTAGTAAAACACAAATCCTATGTTACAAATCATTGTTTTGAGACATAAATCCTTGAAAACCTCTATCCATTTGTTTCATGCAGTATGAGACACAATTGCAAAACACTTTGAGATGTAAAATATATGAAATGATGAATGATGTACCTCTATTTTTACCACTCCTCATAAAACCACACGATTACAATTTTCTCCCTCATGAAATCTTCCAATTAGAAACATCTTCTCGATTAAATATTCCAACTACACTGagacataataaattatatgaaatgATGAATGAAGTACTTCTATTTTTACCACAACTCATAAAACCACACGATTACAAACTTCTTCTCCCAGATGAGATCTTCCAATTAGAAGAAACTTCTTCTCGATGAAATCCGCAAACTACAAACTTCTCCctgatgaaatatttcaatcacAAACTTCAAAATGCAATTCACATTTCAATCAAAACCCCACTGTAGCCCCCTACAAATATTTCAACTACAAACTTTACCCTGATGAAATGTTCCACTACAAACCTCTCCTTGATGAAATCCACAAACTTTTTCATAATGGAATATTCCAACTACAAACTTCTCTCTGATACAATCTTTCTTTACTTTCAGGAAGCAACGCAGCTTCAGCAGCTCAAGCAGGAAGTGAATCAGCAGCCAACGCAGGAAGCTTTGCAGGAAGTGAATCAGCAGCCAATGCAGGTAGCTTTGCTGGAGCCAATTCTGCAGCCAACGCTGGTAGCTTTGCAGGAGCTAATGCAGCTGCAAACGCAGCAGCTTCCACATATTCAGCTCCTACAGTTGCACCGGCCAGCTTTGCAGGAGCCAATTCTGCAGCCAATGCAGGTAGCTTTGCAGGAGCTAATTCTGCAGCCAACGCGGGAGCAAATTCAGGTAGCTTTGCTGGAGCTAATGCAGCTTCCACATATTCAGCACCCGCCCAAGCACCAGCTGCAGCATTCAGCGGTGCCGCGGCTCAAGCCAATAGCGGTGCAGCGGTTACAGCACCCATCACAAACTACGGCCTTCCCAGCAACCAGTATGTCCAGTACTTGTCAGACATCCCAAGAGCCGTGGATGTGAATGTAGGTGTACCTATCGGTTTTGTACCAAATGTGGCTGTGGCTGCACCTGGGGTCAACTTCAACTTAAACTAGTTACAACTTCAACTAGTTTCAACTAATTACAAGACAAAATGTAACTAGTACAAGATGGCAGCTTCAGCTCGTTTCAATAAACTAGGTAGGggtcaatttcaaattaaactaGATAAGATGGCAACTTTACCTTGAACTAGTTACAACttcaactagtttcaattaattacagGATATAATGTAACTAGTACAAGATGGCAGCTTCAGCTCGTATCAATAAACTAGATAGGGGGCAACTTCAAATTAAACCACATAAGATGGCAACTTTATCTTGGACTAGTTACAACTTCAACTAGTTTCAACTAATTACAAGACAAAATGTAACTAGTACAAGATGGCAGCTTCAGCTCGTTTCAATAAACTAGGTAGGGGTCAACTTCAAATTAAACTAGATGAGATGGCAACTTTACCTTGAACTAGTTACAACTTCAACTACTTTCAACAGCATCTTCAAGTTGATGTAGTTGCAACGCTATATTCAACTTGAGCTAGTTACAATAAAAACTTCAACTAGAACCTATAAGATGGTTCGTACCTAGGGTTAACTTCAACTTAAACTGGAGACGATGATAACTTCAATTTATACTAGTTACAACTTCAACGGCACCTTCAACTTGATGTATTAGAACGCCAAATTCAAGTTGAGCTAATTACAATGGCCACTTCAACTACTTTCAACAACAGATTCAACTAGTTAAGACTACAACAAGCTGATGGGACTGTGTCCATTAGGAGGAATATATATCTAATGTGACTTCAGTGAACAGTGTTAAACCGTTAGGACTGTTGAAAACTGATATTTGTATGCACCAAGCAATAGGAATCAGCATGAAGTTACTCAATGCCTAATTTGAGATTATAATGAGATTGGTACAAGATTTATacagatttattaattttgaaatcagaagtattttattctattagaaAGATTTGATTCTATAAGGAATATTAATGCAAGATTTTTCTGTATATATCAAGTTTATTAGTTGAGATTCCCTTTTCtcagtttttcaaaatataatttcataaaagaaaaaaaattttttttttttttaatataattttataaaaggaataaaaaatagtattttaTTGTAAGTATTGTAACTATTTTCTGTACAGTTTTCTACTTTCGTAATAGAGATTATTTTATAGGCTTCTAtgctttttatttatcttatcctatttccaattttagttAAGCATAATCAACAGGAATCCTCACCATTAAAATAATGTGAGAGGTTgagaaaatattgaagagataTGAATATTAAGcctaaaaataattaaatatgtaACTGTGGAAACGAGAAGCTAAGAGctcagaataaataataaagggtaacAATAACTCGAAaccatctaaaattgaaaatctgttCTGTTAATCTAATGAAAAGGACTGCAATCTATTTTATAGGCAATATAGAATGAAGATACAAACAATTCAATACTTTTTCAACACGATAACCAATAGTGAATAAACAAAGAAGAATCGTTCAGACTCTTGAAACATGACATCAGGAATTGAACAACATGAACGGCCAATCACATAACTCCAATCAAGCAATCATCCATGACAAATCTTACGAGATAACTGAGATCAAAATTTACGAACAATCGACCGATTCCACAAACAGTAGTATATTTGCAATACAAGTTATTAGACGAACAACAGCTCAAAACTActattggaaacaatattaaaatctgaaaacattaaaattgaaaagtgaTCTGAGATGATTAGTGAGAAAATTAGTTTATTCATGAACGATCGATTTATCTATAAAACAATAGTATCATTTGCAATACAAGTTACTATTATCAGGCAAACAACAGCTCAAGACTATGGggaaaatattgttttctgaaaacaatattggaattgaataaattatttttagagtAGAGTAATTTTGACTGACCAATTGCTGTAGATTAGTGAGCAGTTTGTTGCTGGCAATTTCCTGCAGTTTGGCTGGATCATTCTGGAAGCTGTCCACCAATCGGCTGAACGCAAGGCACACACTCTCCACACTCTTCTTGTCCTATACAGAAACACAAACCATTATTACAACCTTAATTCTACAGTACAAGTCATAGTCACTcacaaatttcaatcataaaAGTTTGAAGAACACTTGAAAATGTCCActtatttttttacattttagagatcaatttcaacaattattgattTCCAATGtcttaaaaatgaattgatagtaaattaataaacatttttattttccttgtaTTCATCAACCCTATTTACTGCTTGTATCATTAATGTGTTGATAAATAAAGTAATTCAATTATGTCTAGACAATACGATTCCAAGtacaaggtgcgccagagaaacttacttttttgaa encodes:
- the LOC120354062 gene encoding uncharacterized transmembrane protein DDB_G0289901-like, with translation MKIILFTLTLLYLTHSNEAFVTVRVDHLLQKISQLVAFKAKVLESKAQLLKSIHIQPTASAAAASNSAAQAASSAYGTAPQYAQPYYGGYKTFIQNNYYNTGAGALTGSNAASAAQAGSESAANAGSFAGSESAANAGSFAGANSAANAGSFAGANAAANAAASTYSAPTVAPASFAGANSAANAGSFAGANSAANAGANSGSFAGANAASTYSAPAQAPAAAFSGAAAQANSGAAVTAPITNYGLPSNQYVQYLSDIPRAVDVNVGVPIGFVPNVAVAAPGVNFNLN